TGGACGGCTCCCCGGCGCCTCATAGAAGCGCAACTGAGCGTGGTCGCCCGCATCTATAAAATTGAGCGGCGGCGAAATGGGCGCCCGGCAGGGTGGCGGCCCTGCCGGGGCCTCGATGTGCATCATCAGGCGAAGATTTCGACCTGACCATTGGCGAGGCGGTAGATTCCGCCGACGATTTTGACGCGTTTCTCATTGACGGCCGCACTCAGCAACGGCGTCGCCGTCTTGAGCGCTTCCACGCCGAGACGGACATTCTCCTTCGTGGCGTTCTCCAGTTCGTCGCCGGAATGGCCGGAAACAGCCTTCACCGCGGGCGTCAAGGCAGTCACGAGGGACGGCAAATGGCCAGGCAGGGTCGTCTTGTCAGTGTTCGAGGAGATCGCCGCCTTCACGGCTCCGCAGCTTTCATGCCCCAGCACCAGCAGGAGCGGCGTCTTCAGCACATCGACAGCGAATTCGAAACTCGCGATATTTTCCGGACTGACGAAATTTCCCGCCACGCGGCAAACGAAGAGGTCGCCGCGAGAACTGTCGAAGGCATATTCCGGCGCAATGCGCGAGTCGGCGCAGCTCAAGATGCCGGCGAAAGGATTTTGCCCACCGACGAGCGCTTCGCGTTCAGCGACGAAATCATGCCGCCGGGTCAGACCCTTCTGGTAGCGTTTGTTACCCTCCACCAAACGCGCAAGCGCGGCGTCAGGAGTCATGACGTTCTCTGGCCTCGGAGGCGACGCTTCCGGCTTCGACTCCGCTTTGCGCGCTTTGCGAGGCCTGGCGTCTGCCTGCCCCGCCATCGTCAGCGATCCGGCCACCGCCGCGCCGAACATGAAGTCCCGGCGCGGCAAATTATTCCTGTGCGCAATGTTGGGGTTTCCACACAACTGACACATCAACAAATCTCCGATTAGCAGCAACTGTGGCGCCATGTGTTCGATGGGAAGGACCCCATGGGGCCGGGCGCCCGAGGACGATAAAGCATATCGAAATGTAAAGGAATGAACGTAGCGCAGGGGCGCCGGGCCCTTCGGCGCGATCCCGCAGGGAGAAGTTTATCCGGCTTGAGATTGCCCGATTGCTTTACTGGAGCAGCGCCTCAGCTTTGGTAAAACGCTGCTCGGCACGATGACCGGTCCCCAGCAGTTTCCTCAATACGATGAGGAGATCGGCGGCGTGCGAGAATGCGAACATCGCTATTGCCGCACGAATGTCGTCGACGAGCGCGGATTGCATTTCGTTTCCGCTGCACGATTCTGCAAATCTGTAACTCGCGAACAGCCGCTGGTGCCGCTCGCAGAGAGCGACGCCCAAAAAAAGCTCATCTGCTCGCAATCCGGCAACGCTGATACATTTCGACAAAGACGCCAGTTCATCCATTGCGCCGCCATTATTAAGCTTTAGCTTGGACTGAGCAATGTGGCGCAGCGGTATCATGACCGTTTCCTCAGTTCTGGAACTTCAATTTTGCAATCGTGGATCGCTCCAACGGTCTGGCGGAGAGGCGGGCCTCAAGAGTCGTGCCAAGCGATCGCCACCGAAAAGGGCCCGAAAGCGAGCGGAGGCGGCGGCAATCGATTGCATTTCGCAAGTCGCGCATTGCAAAAAGCAAAGATCCGCGGAAGCAGCTCGCCAATCCGACTGAGGGGGAACAATAAACAAACGAAAGGCGGCCCGCTCGTCGTGAGTCGAGGGGCCGCCAATCCTTGCGCCCGCCTCTTTCCGGTTGGCAACCGCGCGGATTTCGTGCTTACCAGCCGTAGCCGTATCCATAGGCCGGCGCGTAGCCGTAACCCTGGCCATAGCCATAAGCCGGATATCCGTAGCCGCCGTAATAGTTCGGCTGGCTCGCCGCAGCTCCGACAATCGCGCCGACCGCCATACCCGCAACCGCAGCGCCCGCGATGGCGCCCGCATCCGGGCCAGAGCGATACCGGTAATAGCCGCCGGCAGAGGCCGGGGTCGCGGCGACCGTGCTGGCCAGCGCCAGCGCCACAATCGAGCCGGTGATAATCTTGCTGATCGTCTTCATTGCCCCCTCCAGGGAACTGCTCTTTCGATGAGAAGAACCTATGGGATGCGATGAGATGATGATGTGCGGCGCAACACACGCCGCCGGTCGGGCATGCGCGCCGCATGGATTCTGCAGAGCGGCGATCTGAAGCCGCATAATCGCCACGGTTCGATCGCCTGCTTGCGTCGGGGGAATCAGGAGGCGGCCAGGATGTCAGGCCATGAGTTGTCCGATCCAGAAATTTCCCTGCTCCGCGAAAGAATAAGTCTCGCCGCGAAACACGCGGACCTGACGCACCATGAGGCGGAGGCGCTGGACTCCGCGATGGTCCGACTTCGCCGGTATGGGCCGACTTTGTTCCTTAGCGTGGGCGAGCGTCAACGGCTCTACAATATCTTCGAGAAAGCCGGTTGTTTCACGAGGCGTCGGCTGCCCTGAAGATATCGACGCCCCCGCCCGCTCATCCCTGGCAGGGGCGTCCCTATTGCAGAAAATTATAACGCCCCGTGAAATCTGAGTTCCCGCAAAATCGCCTCGCGAACATCCTCCATGATTTCTTTCGGAGGGTCCAAATCACCGAGTATGCCAGCGACGATTCGCTGCACACTCGGGATTTCAGCGAGCCGCGCCTCCAGCTCCTCCATCGGCAGAGAAAAATAACATTCTGACCGTACCGGGTCGGGCATCTGATTTCTCCCGCTTATTTTTGCCCCTTGCCGCCGATTTGAGAAAATCTCCCTGATTAGTGGCGACGGTGGGGCGCGTGACATGCGGCGTTGGTGTTCGAAATAAAATGGTAAATTCTTGCCAAAGAGGCGCCGCCGTCAGGCCCGTGGTCGTCGTTGTCAGAAAACGCGGACATGGAATCGGTGATTCCAGTGGAGTCGAACTTTACAGTTATCGACATCCCCGGACTAATCTCAACGCGCCGCCTAACTGCAACGCAAAAGTCTCCATCACCCCCATCCCCGGCGCGTTACGCCAGTTGCCGCGTTTCAGATTTGTGATAACTAGCTCTCGGCCGTTCCTTCTCGCCGTCGCAGCACTCTATGACGCCGATTAACATCTGCCAGTCTATCGCGCAAAAGTTGGGCATCGAATCCAGTTCAAGAGAAAAGCAATGAGTTATTTCGTCGACTTTGCACGTCCATACACGGCAATCCTGGCGCTTTTGGCTCTCATGACCGGGGCTTATGCGGAAGAAGATCGGCGACAGTCATATCCCTCCCAGGAAAAGACCGCAGAGACGGTCCTGATTTCAGCACACAGACTGTTTGACGGCGTCCGCTTCCACCGAGATCATGCGGTCCTGATCGAAGGCGGCCTGATCACCGCTGTTGGCCCCTCGGAACAGCTTCGAAAGCGTGCAGCGAAAGCCATCGACCTGGAGGACGCGACGATCCTTCCGGGTTTCATTGAGCTTCACGCCCATAGCCTCATTCGCAAGGTCCCTCCCGACGTCATCCTGCGGCACGGCGTCACGACCGTGAGAGATGTTGGGGGACCGTTAGCGCCGGTTTCCGGAGGCGTCGGGAAGCTTCGGCTTCTCACCGCCGGTCCAATCATCACCGTCCAGAGCGGCTACCCAATATCGGCCTTCGGCAATGGCTACATCGCAGAGTCGGTGGACACGCCGGAACAGGCGAAGGATCTGGTGAGAAAGCTTGTTGAAAGCGGCGCCGCCGTGATCAAGATAGCGCTCGAGCCAGGAGGCGAGCCCGGAGCGCCCTGGACACAGGGCCACCATGGAGGCGCGCCCCCGCCGTGGCCGATCGCGACACCTGAAATCGCGTCGGCGATTGTGGTCGAAGCCCACAGATTGGGAAAAATTGTCACCGTCCATATCGGCGAAAACAAAGGCGCTGCAATCGCGCTGAAGGCCGGCGTTGATGAATGGGCGCATGTGCCGTGTCTGGAGATCGATGACGATCTGATTGCGCAGGCCGCGCGGCAGAAGGTGAGGGTCGTCACCACGCTGGACACCATGTCTCACTGCCCCGGCACATTCACCAACGCAAGAAAGCTGGCAAAAGCCGGCGTTTCGCTTCTCTACGGCGCAGAGATCGCGCATGTTGACATCCCCTGGGGGATCGACGCGCAGGAACTGCAACTCATGCATCATGCAGGCCTGTCTATCGAGGAAGTCCTGCGGGCCGCAACGTCGGAAGCCGGCAAGGAACTCGGCATGGAGCCGCTTGGCCGCCTTCAACCCGGCGCGCCGGCTGATCTGATCGCGGTCAAGGGAGATCCAGAGGAGAATCTGAAGATGCTGGAATATCCAGACTTCGTGATGTCTGGCGGCGTTACGGTATCAAACAGCTTCAAGTAAGCAAACAGCCCGCCGTCGCGAAACGGCGGGCTGGGTCTTTTTGCAATCCTTAGAACCGATATTTCACGCCCGAATAAATAGACGCGCCGTTGCCTGGGTAAAAGGCTCTGGGGTTTCCAGGCTGATAATCATAAAGCCCCGTTGACTTGGTGTAAGGCGGGCTGGAGGCGTTCGCGACGCTAATCACGTCGCTGACATAATTGACGCCGTTCAGATTGCGTGCATCCACATACCATTCAAGCCCGTTCGGCATTTTGAGACCCGCCTGCAACCCGATTATCGCGTATCCGGGGGCTCTCAGCGTGTTCGCGTAATCGACGTATGCTCCCGTCGGAACCCAATCGACCTGAGGCGCGATGTAGAAACCGTCTTTCGTATTGTAGCTGACGGTCGTTCTGAGCACGTTGCGTGGAATGGAAGGGAGCCAGTTGTTGCCGTAGATCGGATCTCCATCGAACGCAAAGAGGTTCATGTTCCAGATCTGCGACACCTTGATGAAGTCGTCAGCATCCGCAGAAGCAATGTTGCGGAGAACGTCAACGCTGCCACCCAGCTCGACGCCCTGATGGACAGTGTTGGGAGCATTGCGCGTGATGGAAACCACCCCCGACGCCGGGCTCGAGTTGAACTTCAGCAACTCATCCCAGATATTCGAGTAGTAGTAGGTTATGTCCCACGTGACGTTTCCATATTTGCCGCGCGATCCTACTTCTCCGGTCCATGCCTTTTGCGCGCGCAGATTGTTCATCTGGAAGCCATACTGGCCCTCCGAATTCTGCATCCACGGCGGCGTTGGCGCGAAAAGAGTCTGCGTGAGGTCGATCATGTCAGGAACGTCACGCGCGAGCGTGAGGTCTGAAAACACCTGGATATCCGGCGACGC
The DNA window shown above is from Methylocystis echinoides and carries:
- a CDS encoding carbonic anhydrase, with translation MCQLCGNPNIAHRNNLPRRDFMFGAAVAGSLTMAGQADARPRKARKAESKPEASPPRPENVMTPDAALARLVEGNKRYQKGLTRRHDFVAEREALVGGQNPFAGILSCADSRIAPEYAFDSSRGDLFVCRVAGNFVSPENIASFEFAVDVLKTPLLLVLGHESCGAVKAAISSNTDKTTLPGHLPSLVTALTPAVKAVSGHSGDELENATKENVRLGVEALKTATPLLSAAVNEKRVKIVGGIYRLANGQVEIFA
- a CDS encoding amidohydrolase family protein, translating into MSYFVDFARPYTAILALLALMTGAYAEEDRRQSYPSQEKTAETVLISAHRLFDGVRFHRDHAVLIEGGLITAVGPSEQLRKRAAKAIDLEDATILPGFIELHAHSLIRKVPPDVILRHGVTTVRDVGGPLAPVSGGVGKLRLLTAGPIITVQSGYPISAFGNGYIAESVDTPEQAKDLVRKLVESGAAVIKIALEPGGEPGAPWTQGHHGGAPPPWPIATPEIASAIVVEAHRLGKIVTVHIGENKGAAIALKAGVDEWAHVPCLEIDDDLIAQAARQKVRVVTTLDTMSHCPGTFTNARKLAKAGVSLLYGAEIAHVDIPWGIDAQELQLMHHAGLSIEEVLRAATSEAGKELGMEPLGRLQPGAPADLIAVKGDPEENLKMLEYPDFVMSGGVTVSNSFK